ACGTGCGAGAGTACCCACATGCATCACTTTGCCAGGCTCAGTGAGCATCGTATTGCCATAAACCACCGCGCCAAGCAGATGACCTCGGGTTAATAACGGCGTCAAGCGATCGACCGCATCCACGCCGTTCTGAGTACATAACACAGCAGTGTCATCATGCAGGAGTGGCGTGAGAGAGGTAGCAACGGCCTCTAAATCGTAGGCCTTGACGCACAACAAAACAACATCTACAGGACCAATAGCCTCGGGGAGGTCTGTTGTTTTGAGGTCGTGGAGGGAAACGTCGCCCAGTGCACTCTCGATCGAGAGTCCGTGTGCAAGTAGCGCCTGAAGACTCGTCCCGCGCGCGAGGAACGATACATCACAATTATCAGCGGCTAAGCGACCACCGTAGTAGCCTCCGACACCCCCGACGCCCACGACAGCGAACTTCATGGTGCTAAAGCTAGGCTTCCGATGCCAATTTGCGCTTCAGCTCCGCTTCAAACTCTTCACGCGGCATGAAGCCAGGATCATCCTTGATCGCTTCTAGCGTGGTCTTCAAAATGTCTTCGTCAGGCATTTCAAGGTTTAGTTCATCGCCATGCGGCTGCGGGACATGCCAAGGTGAGTCGAGATATACCTCAATACGGTTGCCTTCTGGATCACGAAAATAGATTGACCATGCGTTTCCATGACTAATCCCGATGAAATCGCTGACGCCTTCCGCTTGGACACGGCGATTCATCTCACGCAATTCCTCAAGCGATGCCACCTCGAAGGACATCTGGTTAATGACGCTGTAATCAGCGTCCTCCGGGCGTCCAGTCGCCAACACAAATTGATGGTGAGCATCTGGACGGCTACTCAGAAATACGAGGTCGATGGGAAATCTGAACGCTTTACCACGGTCTGTAACAACCAGTCCCATAACGCGCGTGTAGAAATCTTCCATACGAGACAAATCTTGGACGTGGATCCCGATATGACTCAAGATCGGCCGCACCGGTGGTTTCAAGGAAGTCATTTATGGTGCTCGCGCGATGTCGTGCACAAGTGTCCCAACCTTCTCAATCACAATTTCAACAACATCACCAACCTTCATGAAGACGGGTGGATTCCGCTTAAATCCAACACCGCCAGGCGTTCCAGTGACAATCACGTCACCCGGTTCAAGCGTGGTCCATGTCGAACAGTACTCAATCAACTCAGCAACCGAGAACACCATGTCTCTCGTATTACCCTGCTGCATCACATTACCATTCAGTCGAGTTGATAAATCCAAGACCTGTGGGTCTGGAATCTCATCAGCAGTCACCAACCACGGCCCGAATCCCCCAGTGAAGTTAAAGTTTTTTCCTGCGGTAATCTGTCGGGTATGACGCTGCCAGTCTCGCACACTACCATCGAGGTAACACGAATAGCCAGCAACGTGCTGCAAGGCTGAAGCTGCCGAAATCGCGTGGCCGCCTTTACCGATGATCGCAGCGAGCTCGCACTCGAAATCGAGATTGTCAGACACCTTCGGCATGATCACAGGCTGCCGATGACCAACCTGAGATGCTGCTACTCGGATAAACCATGCGGGATTCGCAGTCTTATCTCGACCAGTTTCAGCAATGTGATCGTCGTAGTTCAGCGCAACAGCCAAGATTTTGTCTGGATTAGGAATAACTGGAAGAAATGAAATATCCGAAAGCGAGTAATCCCCGGCCTGCCCTTCTATCGCAAGCCGAACCTCGTCAAGCGCATTCAACCTCAATACCTCTCTTATCGTTCGATGCGTCTTCGGTAGACGTGTTTGCAGATCAACCACTGAGTCGCCAACCACGGCGCCATAACTCTCTCGACCATCCTTACGATACGAAACCAACTTCATCCTGAAATTCTCCTAACTCGAACCAACACCATCTTGACCACCGCATCTGAGGCAGCCCACACCCACTCCATTGTATACGCTGTGTTACCGTGTTCGCCTTGGCAGTGACCGTTCGGAGGTCTACCCTAGCGAAGACCGTCTTCGCCGATAACTTCAGACGAAGCGAGGCCGCCGATCCGAGCATGGATTCTAGGACCCGTTGACATCGCAAGAGCGTAGAGAATTTCGTCAGCGCGAGGGCCGTCGTGAACACCGACTTCAATAGAACTCATATGACTCCGAACGTAGGCCGCTTGCACATGGCCAAGCGGAATCATCAACCGGGCACCGATCGAACCAAGTGCTTTAGAGGAGGGCACTACGGCCTTC
This genomic window from Vicinamibacterales bacterium contains:
- a CDS encoding VOC family protein; translated protein: MTSLKPPVRPILSHIGIHVQDLSRMEDFYTRVMGLVVTDRGKAFRFPIDLVFLSSRPDAHHQFVLATGRPEDADYSVINQMSFEVASLEELREMNRRVQAEGVSDFIGISHGNAWSIYFRDPEGNRIEVYLDSPWHVPQPHGDELNLEMPDEDILKTTLEAIKDDPGFMPREEFEAELKRKLASEA
- a CDS encoding fumarylacetoacetate hydrolase family protein, giving the protein MKLVSYRKDGRESYGAVVGDSVVDLQTRLPKTHRTIREVLRLNALDEVRLAIEGQAGDYSLSDISFLPVIPNPDKILAVALNYDDHIAETGRDKTANPAWFIRVAASQVGHRQPVIMPKVSDNLDFECELAAIIGKGGHAISAASALQHVAGYSCYLDGSVRDWQRHTRQITAGKNFNFTGGFGPWLVTADEIPDPQVLDLSTRLNGNVMQQGNTRDMVFSVAELIEYCSTWTTLEPGDVIVTGTPGGVGFKRNPPVFMKVGDVVEIVIEKVGTLVHDIARAP